The segment TGTTAATAAATTTTGTCCTGCAGAAAATGTTCCTCGTCCCATTATAACAAAAATTTTCCCTTTAGGGTTCATAGCTTCAAAATTGCTGAAGGTTTTAAACATTGGAGGTAATAAGGAACCGTCTCCTCCGTGATTATGTCTTAAATCTAAAATTAAATTTTGGGTTTTATTTTGTATAATTTGATTGCGTAATTCGACATTGAAAGCTTCTAAAGACTGCTCTTTTTTCTGTGTGACAGCATTGAACTGAATATATATAGCGCTATATTTTGACAATAATTTAAACCAATATGGATCTTTTCTTTTAGATAAGAATAAAGGCTGTGGTTCAATTTTCAGTTTTGGTATTTCCGGGAATTCAGAAAAATTCCACGCAACAGGATTCAGTATTAATTTATTAAACTTCCCTTTTGCATCACTTAAAGTAATTACTACTTGTTTCGTGTTTTTTATAATTCCTAAACCTTCTAATACATCCGGTAATCCCAAGTAATATGGACCTAACCAAAGTGTTTGCATATCGTTATCCCTGGCATTTACAACATTCGTTTTTTGAAGTGCTTCTTCAATTGGCGTATTTTCAATCATTTCCACTTTACAGCCAATCCATTGTTTCAAGTCATCTTCTGCATCAACAATAAATAGCCCCTCATTAAACTGGTAAAATTGTACAGGGAGCTTTTTTAAAGCACCCATTTTGGGAGATGTGGGGATAATTAAATTATGGCCATTACCCATGCCTCCTAAAATTTTCATGAGTTCCACAACAATTTGTTCATCTGATAAGGATGCAATGCGTGCTCTTAAATCAATAAATGATTGGGCAAAATCAGTTTTGGATATGGCATGATATGGGCTGTAATGCAACTCTATGATACGCTTTTCAAAATAGTCTATATCAATAGCCCATGCTTCGTTTCGTGTTACATTTTCTTGGCCATTGTTACCATATAGCATTTGGAAATCACTATCCTCATTAAAGACTCGAAATGCCGAGTCTCCCTTCACAAACGGTTTTTCATCATAGCGTGAAGCAACCCCTTTTCGTAACCATAACATAGCATTTTCTTTATCACCAGCTTGAGCATATGCTTTTGCAATTTTCACCATAATGTCATTGGATGGGGATGAACCTGTAGGGATGCCACTTAAAACAGTTCCACCACAATCTAAGGTTCTCTTTAATGCTGTAACAGCGGATTGGTATTGTTCTGTTTGATAATAAGAAAGCCCCAATAGATAGAATAAATCCCCATCATTTTGATATTGTTGGGTAAGGCTTTCCAAAATAGGAATCAACGCTTGCCAGTTTTCGCTTTTGGCTAAATCGATAGCTTCAGTTCTTTTATTAAAGTATTCAATGGTGTTTTCTACACTACTCTTTTTCACTTGAGATAAAGCGTTATAGCTATTCATAAAAACCAAGAGGAAGAGTAAACTAACTAATTTCAATTTATTCATAATACGGGGTTATGAGGATAGGTTGTCTCGATAAGACGCAAAAAGATTAAAATGTAACTCATAATATATTTAATTAGGCATAACAACGTGTTTGTGTATGATTTCGTTGCGTGTTTCAGCAACTAATTTAGCAAATACAAACCGAATAGAAAATCCGCGAGGATTTTCGTAAGTAGGCGAGTGCTAGCAATAAATTATACACGGTGTTGGCAATAGTTTTAATATTCGGAAACTTTATTAACTACTAATTTTCTAGAAGCCTCTCCATCAATTAATTTATAAGTAACTTGTCTAGTTCCTCCTGTAGGGTTTGCATTGGTATCTTTTTCTTTATAAATTGGAAAGCGTTGAGCTAAAGAATTCTCTACAATCGAAAATTCATCGTGTCCCATATATCCTTTATTTATTTTGTCGTTTTCCGCTGTTTGTTGAAAATAAACTTGGCTCATAGATTTTTTATTGTTTACTGAAAACGCATAAACATTTCCATAACTTCCACTTCCGATTGTTTGTGTGTAAACAAAAAGTTCTGGTGAACCATCTGAATTAAGGTCTTCCACTTCTGCATCTATAACCTGCTCACCCTCAATTTCGAATATTTCGTTGTATTCGCTTTCTTCTAAACCAAAAGTAAAAATTGACATCGTATTCTTTCCATCTTTTTCTATTGATGAAATATTGAAGCCAACGCCTTGTAGATTTAATACTATACTGAATTTAGTTAAATCAATTTGTTGTTGATCTAATTCTTCGTTGATTCTTTTATAAGTTCCTGCTATGGAGGCTCCACCATTGCAAAAGAAATACAACATGTTTGAATCGTCTGAGTTTACAGTAGAAATAGTGATATTTTCTTCGGAAAACTCGAATTTAATTATTTTACCCTCATATGTGGATTCATACGAGTTCTCATTTTTTTTAAAAGCTTTCGTGTCAAATAAACAAGTTGGTCTTTTTTTATCTGCTCGTGAGCGGACTGAAATATTCAATTGATTATTATCTGCTTTTGTAATTGCAACAGACACCCAATCATAGCCTTCGCTTCTTTTCGCATAGTCTTCAGAAACGTAGTTACCTAATACATTTAACGCCTCGGTAGTTTCTAGTGTTTTAACTTTTTCAGTCTTTTTTGTTTGGTTTTTACATGCGATTGCTGAAAATAGAACCAACAGCATTAGAGAAAATCTATAAAAATTATTTTTCATTTTTTCTGTTTGTAATTTTATTTATCGTTATCTGTTTCAGGTTTAGGAAAATCCTTAATATATACATCTTGTTGCGGAAATGGTATTTCAATATTATGTTCTTTAAACTTGTTATATATTGCTATTGAGATATCACTTTTGGCTTGTAAACTCAGTGAAAAATGTGTCCAAAAGCGCAGTCTAAAATTGAGTGAGTTATCTCCAAAATCACTAAATAAAGCTTTTGGCTCAGGGTCTTTTACTAAATCCGGATAATTGTTTGCACATTCAAGTAATA is part of the Formosa sp. Hel1_31_208 genome and harbors:
- a CDS encoding PliI family lysozyme inhibitor of I-type lysozyme, producing MKNNFYRFSLMLLVLFSAIACKNQTKKTEKVKTLETTEALNVLGNYVSEDYAKRSEGYDWVSVAITKADNNQLNISVRSRADKKRPTCLFDTKAFKKNENSYESTYEGKIIKFEFSEENITISTVNSDDSNMLYFFCNGGASIAGTYKRINEELDQQQIDLTKFSIVLNLQGVGFNISSIEKDGKNTMSIFTFGLEESEYNEIFEIEGEQVIDAEVEDLNSDGSPELFVYTQTIGSGSYGNVYAFSVNNKKSMSQVYFQQTAENDKINKGYMGHDEFSIVENSLAQRFPIYKEKDTNANPTGGTRQVTYKLIDGEASRKLVVNKVSEY